ACGAGAAGGAAATTTTTACTTTGCGAGAAAAATATTTGGAGAAGAAAATCATACCGAGACACTTTGAAGAAGATGCAGAACATATTGCTATTGCGACTTTTTATTCAATGGATGCTCTGGTAAGTTATAATTTTAAGCATATAGTAAGAATAGAAACTATGATTGGTGTAAATGAAATAAATGTAAAATTCAGCTATAAAGAAATTTTGCTGTGTCAACCTATGGAGGTGATAAAATATGAAGAGTAAAATCATTAGCAGATGTTTGAATTGTGGTAAGGATACTGGTTGTCCAAATAAGTTGGTTTGTGAAGAGTGTAAAAAAAAGAATATAAGCAAGGGTGTATTTTATAAAAATTACATCAAAAAAGATTTGTATGCTGGGCGATTTATGATAAGAGAGAAGGTAAAATAGAAATGAAATTTGTTAAACTGTGGCTTCCAGTTTTTGTCTGGGGCTATATTATTTATTATCTTTCTGATATTCCAGGACTAAAAACAGGTCTTGGAGTTTGGGATTTAATCTTGCGTAAAGGTGCGCATATCACCGAGTATTTTATTCTGGCGATTCTTCTTGTCAGGGCATTCAGGAAATCGTTTCGTCTACCGTTTGTATTTTTGATTTTCTGGCCGGCTGTGATTTCATTTTTGTATGCCGTAAGCGACGAATATCACCAATCACTTATAAAAAACAGGTGCGGCTCTGTCTGGGATGTGCTGGTTGATACCGTCGGAATCTCACTTGTCGTTTTTTTATATCTCAAAAAAGGAAATAAATGAAACTCAAGAATCTTTTACCTTTTACCTTTTACCTTTTACCTTTTACCTGCCTTTTTACCGGCTGTGGTATTGATTACCAGTTCAAAACTGCCGAGAAATTAAAAGAAA
The DNA window shown above is from Elusimicrobiota bacterium and carries:
- a CDS encoding VanZ family protein produces the protein MKFVKLWLPVFVWGYIIYYLSDIPGLKTGLGVWDLILRKGAHITEYFILAILLVRAFRKSFRLPFVFLIFWPAVISFLYAVSDEYHQSLIKNRCGSVWDVLVDTVGISLVVFLYLKKGNK